A single Stigmatella aurantiaca DNA region contains:
- a CDS encoding TonB family protein produces MIKSDSPAVGTPEALGVDPLIGRTLNGRFRITEPLGIGGMGKVYRAIQTPLDRVVALKVLNPNFPSSKDPGFQQRFLREASLTSKLRHPNTVTVIDYGQTEDNIYFIAMEYMEGRTLAQVLSQTGPLPWSRVISIGQQVCRSLREAHGMGIVHRDLKPANIMLLNESDQDLVKVLDFGLVKSIAPVTDGTLSPEITQSGTFLGSPQYMAPEQARNVTDARSDVYSLGVMLYQMLMGRPPFIARDHLELIFSHCKEAPPPFNSLRPYIPVPAEIEAVVMRCLEKDPARRYQTMDELLEAMRTANMSAGGHSGIFKRPGGASTTGPYPSPAFVHPPAPDSGSSTLALDISVDLSEPVRLRSPRRMLLLGLGIGAAIVAGGAAAFFFLRPSPTSEMTPPPAETVQVKAEAPVAPAQPASAGNPTEAPQKVRLRLMTEPSGARVYYKGKERGTTPFVLEIPPGPDGTVTAELTFALEGYQTETVITGGSGDVVLSQKLQRRRGGASGGSRVEFAHGGSQKQATAMPASLAPAEPMAPVAEASAKTAPEAGGLAGQTLPANVLAAMKTSQATLPYDSEQMSRPELLQGKDLSYSREALAAKVEGVMLVKCTITRQGRVENCRVLKTLPHMEATVLETLRSRVYKPILYRGQPVAVDYVFNMRLTLPRR; encoded by the coding sequence ATGATCAAGAGTGATTCGCCGGCCGTCGGGACTCCAGAAGCGCTTGGGGTGGACCCGCTCATTGGCCGCACGCTCAACGGTCGCTTCCGCATCACCGAGCCACTGGGCATTGGAGGGATGGGCAAGGTCTACCGGGCCATCCAGACGCCCCTGGACCGGGTGGTGGCGCTCAAGGTCCTCAACCCCAACTTCCCCAGCAGCAAGGATCCCGGCTTCCAGCAGCGGTTCCTGCGCGAGGCCTCCCTCACCTCGAAGCTGCGCCACCCCAACACCGTCACGGTCATCGACTACGGGCAGACCGAAGACAACATCTACTTCATCGCCATGGAGTACATGGAGGGGCGCACCCTGGCCCAGGTGCTCTCCCAGACGGGGCCCCTGCCCTGGAGCCGGGTCATTTCCATTGGCCAGCAGGTATGCCGCTCGCTGCGCGAGGCGCACGGCATGGGCATCGTCCACCGGGACCTCAAGCCCGCCAACATCATGCTGCTCAACGAGTCGGATCAGGATCTGGTGAAGGTCCTGGACTTCGGCCTCGTCAAGTCCATCGCGCCCGTCACCGACGGCACGCTGAGCCCGGAAATCACCCAGAGCGGCACGTTCCTGGGCTCCCCGCAGTACATGGCGCCCGAGCAGGCGCGCAACGTGACGGATGCCCGCAGTGACGTCTACTCGCTGGGCGTCATGCTCTACCAGATGCTGATGGGGCGCCCGCCGTTCATCGCGCGCGACCACCTGGAGCTCATCTTCTCCCACTGCAAGGAGGCGCCGCCGCCGTTCAACTCGCTGCGGCCCTACATCCCGGTCCCCGCGGAGATCGAAGCGGTGGTCATGCGGTGCCTGGAGAAGGACCCGGCGCGCCGCTACCAGACGATGGATGAGCTGCTGGAGGCGATGCGCACGGCCAACATGTCCGCGGGCGGCCACAGCGGCATCTTCAAGCGGCCGGGCGGTGCGTCGACCACGGGCCCCTACCCCTCGCCGGCCTTCGTGCACCCGCCCGCGCCGGACTCCGGCTCCTCCACGCTGGCGCTGGACATCAGCGTGGACCTTTCCGAGCCCGTGCGCCTCCGCAGCCCGCGCCGGATGTTGCTACTGGGCCTGGGCATCGGGGCCGCCATCGTGGCGGGGGGGGCCGCGGCCTTCTTCTTCCTCCGCCCCTCGCCCACCTCCGAGATGACGCCCCCGCCCGCCGAGACGGTCCAGGTAAAGGCCGAGGCCCCGGTGGCCCCCGCGCAGCCGGCGTCCGCCGGGAACCCGACCGAGGCCCCCCAGAAGGTCCGCCTGCGGCTGATGACCGAGCCGTCCGGGGCGCGCGTCTATTACAAGGGGAAGGAGCGCGGCACGACGCCCTTCGTGCTGGAAATCCCCCCCGGCCCGGACGGCACCGTCACGGCCGAACTCACCTTCGCGCTGGAGGGGTACCAGACCGAGACCGTCATCACCGGCGGCTCGGGAGACGTGGTGCTCTCCCAGAAGCTCCAGCGGCGCCGGGGAGGCGCCTCGGGCGGCTCGCGCGTGGAGTTCGCCCATGGCGGCTCCCAGAAGCAGGCCACCGCGATGCCCGCCTCGCTCGCCCCGGCGGAGCCCATGGCGCCTGTGGCCGAGGCCTCCGCGAAGACGGCCCCGGAGGCAGGCGGCCTGGCCGGACAGACGCTGCCCGCGAACGTGCTGGCCGCCATGAAGACCTCTCAGGCCACCCTCCCCTACGACAGCGAGCAGATGAGCCGCCCCGAGCTGCTCCAGGGCAAGGACCTCTCCTACTCCCGCGAGGCCCTCGCGGCGAAGGTCGAGGGCGTGATGCTGGTGAAGTGCACCATCACCCGCCAGGGCCGCGTGGAGAACTGCCGGGTGCTCAAGACGCTGCCCCACATGGAGGCCACGGTCCTGGAGACCCTGAGGTCGCGCGTCTACAAGCCCATCCTCTACCGGGGGCAGCCCGTGGCGGTGGACTACGTGTTCAACATGCGGCTGACCCTGCCCCGGCGCTGA
- a CDS encoding chemotaxis protein CheW, translating into MAETPTTPAEAQARRASVQQRLSLLEGELQQLRHELTHLDGELRLPGLYLTLEVAGAQALLPTEVVQEVVRLVEIQPLPGAPAHVAGAFVYRGTSAIVVDLAVLLGVRREPEMDAHLVVCSGVRTVALLVDRVRDIVDTPALVEGDAAGEHRSPWDTTGLMGGLCRLPEGGLLPLLRTTGLLVTPEGT; encoded by the coding sequence ATGGCCGAAACCCCCACAACCCCCGCCGAAGCCCAAGCACGCCGCGCCTCCGTCCAGCAACGGCTGTCCCTGCTGGAGGGCGAGCTGCAGCAGTTGCGGCACGAGCTGACCCACCTCGACGGGGAGCTGCGGCTGCCGGGGCTCTACCTCACGCTGGAGGTGGCCGGCGCACAGGCGCTCTTGCCCACCGAGGTGGTCCAGGAAGTGGTCCGGCTGGTGGAGATTCAGCCGCTGCCCGGGGCACCTGCCCATGTGGCCGGCGCGTTCGTCTACCGGGGAACCTCCGCCATCGTGGTGGACCTGGCCGTGCTGCTGGGCGTCCGCCGGGAGCCGGAGATGGATGCGCACCTGGTGGTCTGCTCGGGGGTGCGCACCGTGGCGCTGCTGGTGGACCGGGTGCGCGACATCGTCGACACGCCCGCCCTGGTGGAAGGCGATGCGGCCGGCGAGCACCGCTCGCCGTGGGACACGACGGGGCTGATGGGCGGTCTGTGCCGGCTTCCCGAGGGAGGGCTGCTGCCGCTGCTGCGGACCACGGGCCTGCTGGTCACTCCGGAGGGGACGTGA
- a CDS encoding CheR family methyltransferase has protein sequence MNEVVRADVLDEATLSRVEDVLREASGLTLTSSVRRSLGTALVRAAEARKLTTPVFLKALLAREPLAVETFIEYAVIGETYFFRHPEHLRELTRVAAARGGPVHIWSAGCATGEEPYSITMALLAANVPVDNIHVLATDISARSLSRARVGTYSPWSVRRVEPTMEKRFLTAHAGGMSVCTQARQPVEFRRHNLVSDLAPVSNQDAVFCRNVLIYFPPELVRQVLAKLVGALAPGGLLFLSPAEVPLANGLGLEMLDVEGTPVLRRPVVPLEPPKEPPAAQALARWRLEPRVARITPPAPWTRLPLVQNALKVVPPAPPPPREEAAEDDAMRQAIAAAREGQYERAEALARDAARKMVPEAYLLLAMVAETRGDLNGAVDCVRKALYLEPQLALGHATLVTLYTRLERREDAERARQNALRALDGLDDEHPLRGVEAMTVGGLRRALAARGRAG, from the coding sequence GTGAACGAAGTCGTCCGGGCGGACGTGCTCGACGAGGCCACGCTCAGCCGGGTCGAGGATGTCCTGCGGGAGGCCAGTGGCCTGACCCTCACCTCCAGCGTGCGCCGCTCGCTGGGCACCGCGCTCGTGCGGGCCGCGGAGGCGCGCAAGCTCACCACCCCGGTGTTCCTCAAGGCGCTGCTGGCGCGCGAGCCCCTGGCGGTGGAGACCTTCATCGAATACGCGGTGATCGGCGAGACGTACTTCTTCCGCCACCCCGAGCACCTGCGCGAGCTGACCCGGGTGGCCGCCGCGCGCGGTGGCCCCGTGCACATCTGGAGCGCCGGCTGCGCCACGGGCGAGGAGCCCTACAGCATCACCATGGCGCTGCTGGCGGCCAACGTCCCCGTGGACAACATCCACGTGCTGGCCACCGACATCTCGGCCCGCTCCCTGAGCCGGGCCCGCGTGGGCACCTACAGCCCCTGGTCCGTGCGGCGCGTCGAGCCCACCATGGAGAAGCGCTTCCTGACGGCCCATGCGGGCGGGATGTCCGTGTGCACCCAGGCGCGGCAGCCGGTGGAGTTCCGCCGGCACAACCTCGTCTCGGACCTGGCGCCCGTGTCCAACCAGGACGCGGTCTTCTGCCGCAACGTGCTCATCTACTTTCCGCCGGAGCTGGTGCGCCAGGTGCTCGCCAAGCTCGTGGGGGCGCTGGCCCCCGGAGGGCTGCTGTTCCTGTCGCCCGCGGAGGTACCGCTGGCCAACGGGTTGGGCCTGGAGATGCTCGATGTGGAGGGCACCCCCGTGCTGCGCCGCCCGGTGGTTCCCCTGGAGCCGCCGAAGGAGCCGCCCGCCGCCCAGGCCCTGGCCCGCTGGAGGCTGGAGCCCCGGGTGGCGCGCATCACCCCACCGGCCCCCTGGACGCGCCTGCCCCTGGTCCAGAACGCGCTGAAGGTGGTGCCGCCCGCGCCGCCGCCACCCCGGGAGGAGGCGGCCGAGGATGACGCGATGCGTCAGGCCATCGCCGCCGCCCGGGAGGGCCAGTACGAGCGGGCCGAGGCGCTGGCGCGGGACGCAGCGCGCAAGATGGTCCCGGAGGCCTACCTGCTCCTGGCCATGGTGGCCGAGACGCGGGGAGATCTGAACGGCGCAGTGGACTGTGTGCGAAAGGCGCTATACCTGGAGCCGCAACTGGCGCTCGGCCACGCTACGCTGGTCACGCTTTACACGCGGCTGGAGCGCCGGGAGGACGCGGAGCGGGCGCGGCAGAACGCGCTGAGGGCGTTGGACGGGTTGGATGATGAGCACCCCCTGCGCGGGGTGGAGGCAATGACCGTGGGCGGCCTGCGGCGGGCGCTCGCGGCGAGGGGCCGGGCGGGTTGA
- a CDS encoding methyl-accepting chemotaxis protein, translated as MEVQGIKLSMPGSQTVGRLSLRTKILWITGLSGGLVAGILSAVFLMQMRDALRAELATRARVISIQMGNHLAPDVASVDQVMLQKEVDATLRDVPDVAYVLVRNQVGTILAIANKKEFTGAELVKATQGDEAMDRWVTVAEKPALETSTPIHYAMRGDAVPSRVGTVQVGIQLDSLSESISSVVWQALGLGLLVLVLCLIAAALLSQLVTVPLERLGKAAAGIASGDLRQQIAVGGNDEIGELARSFAKMAETVTHMLSDLRSAAADIEREATSVLTTSTQQSAMAHEQASAINETSTTVAEIAQTSKQATTYADSVISGTQRSEALSSEGQKVVAESVAGMEKLGQQVRAIAVAITELHERTLQISDIITTVRDVAEQSNLLALNASIEAAKAGEHGRGFAVVAMEMRTLAEQSKVAANQVRGLLGEVQKGTKAAVAVTEEGSRRAQAAMALAQSAGSAILGLAEVIRESSSAARQIAGNTRQQTIGVEQIATAMSELSSATADSVLGTRQIEQVAGNLSNLSKRFSELVGRYQL; from the coding sequence GTGGAAGTCCAAGGCATCAAGTTGTCCATGCCCGGCAGTCAGACGGTGGGACGGCTCAGCCTGCGCACCAAGATCCTTTGGATCACCGGCCTGTCCGGGGGCCTGGTGGCGGGCATTCTGAGTGCGGTGTTCTTGATGCAGATGCGCGATGCGCTGCGCGCCGAGCTGGCCACGCGGGCGCGGGTCATCAGCATCCAGATGGGCAACCACCTGGCGCCGGACGTGGCGTCCGTGGACCAGGTGATGCTCCAGAAAGAGGTAGACGCCACCCTGCGCGACGTGCCGGACGTGGCGTACGTGCTGGTGCGCAACCAGGTGGGCACCATCCTGGCGATCGCCAACAAGAAGGAGTTCACCGGCGCCGAGCTGGTGAAGGCCACCCAGGGCGACGAGGCCATGGACCGGTGGGTGACGGTGGCGGAGAAGCCGGCGCTGGAGACCTCCACGCCCATCCACTACGCCATGCGCGGGGACGCGGTGCCCTCGCGGGTCGGCACGGTGCAGGTGGGCATCCAGCTCGACTCGCTCTCGGAATCCATCTCCTCCGTGGTGTGGCAGGCGCTGGGGCTGGGGTTGCTGGTGCTGGTGCTGTGCCTCATCGCCGCGGCGCTGCTGTCCCAACTGGTGACGGTGCCGCTGGAGCGGCTGGGCAAGGCGGCGGCGGGCATCGCCTCGGGCGACCTGCGCCAGCAGATCGCCGTCGGCGGCAATGACGAGATTGGCGAGCTGGCCCGGAGCTTCGCGAAGATGGCGGAGACGGTGACGCACATGCTGTCGGACCTGCGCAGCGCCGCGGCGGACATCGAGCGCGAGGCGACGAGCGTGCTCACCACCTCCACGCAGCAGTCCGCCATGGCCCACGAGCAGGCCTCCGCCATCAACGAGACGAGCACCACGGTGGCGGAGATCGCCCAGACCTCCAAGCAGGCAACCACCTACGCCGACTCGGTGATCAGCGGCACGCAGCGCTCCGAGGCTCTGTCCAGCGAGGGCCAGAAGGTGGTGGCCGAGAGCGTGGCCGGTATGGAGAAGCTGGGGCAGCAGGTGCGCGCCATCGCGGTGGCCATCACCGAGCTGCACGAGCGCACGCTGCAGATCAGCGACATCATCACCACGGTGCGGGACGTGGCCGAGCAGTCGAACCTGCTGGCGCTCAACGCCTCCATCGAGGCGGCCAAGGCGGGCGAGCACGGCCGGGGCTTCGCGGTGGTGGCCATGGAGATGCGCACCCTGGCCGAGCAGTCCAAGGTGGCCGCCAACCAGGTGCGCGGCCTGCTCGGGGAGGTGCAGAAGGGGACCAAGGCGGCGGTGGCGGTCACCGAGGAGGGCAGCCGCCGCGCCCAGGCCGCCATGGCGCTGGCCCAAAGTGCGGGCTCGGCGATTCTGGGCCTGGCGGAAGTCATCCGCGAGTCCTCCTCGGCGGCACGGCAGATCGCCGGGAACACCCGGCAGCAGACCATTGGCGTGGAGCAGATCGCCACCGCCATGAGCGAGCTGTCCTCGGCCACGGCAGACAGCGTCCTGGGCACCCGGCAAATCGAACAGGTGGCAGGCAATCTTTCCAATCTCTCCAAGCGCTTCTCGGAGCTTGTAGGTAGATACCAGCTATGA
- a CDS encoding response regulator has protein sequence MKVLIVEDTKTITNLLQVYLMGWGLQFFDAGNGVQGLARAREMKPDLIISDVQMPEMDGFALCAAIRADSALHATPFLLLTSLKDDASRQRGRLVGASAFLNKPVSVDELRERVRELLKLPMKTPAGR, from the coding sequence ATGAAGGTCCTGATCGTCGAAGACACCAAGACGATCACCAACTTGCTGCAGGTGTACCTGATGGGCTGGGGGCTCCAGTTCTTCGATGCCGGCAACGGCGTCCAAGGGCTGGCGCGGGCGCGCGAGATGAAGCCAGACCTCATCATCTCCGATGTGCAGATGCCGGAGATGGATGGCTTCGCGCTGTGCGCGGCCATCCGGGCGGACTCGGCGCTGCATGCCACCCCCTTCCTGCTGCTCACCTCCCTGAAGGACGACGCGAGCCGGCAGCGCGGGCGGCTGGTGGGCGCGAGCGCCTTCCTCAACAAGCCGGTCTCGGTGGATGAGCTGCGCGAGCGCGTCCGCGAGCTGCTGAAGCTGCCCATGAAGACCCCGGCAGGACGCTAA
- a CDS encoding chemotaxis protein CheW: MPHDDARQEIDYAGLKRRLDDSRALGFDEDFSPEKRREVLAARAKMLAKSREEERPSVLTVLTFHVGGERYAVPIEQVDHVMESRGLCSLPGAPRHVLGAIFSRSRVVPVLDLRQMLGLEGGGMSDLGKVVVVDVGGEAFGVAAEQVDGRQELLRTTLSQPPPGPFLFLTPDRLTVLDVEKLGSPATARRG; the protein is encoded by the coding sequence ATGCCCCACGACGACGCCAGACAGGAGATCGACTACGCCGGGTTGAAGCGGCGTCTCGACGACTCGCGTGCGTTGGGGTTCGACGAGGACTTCAGTCCGGAGAAGCGCCGGGAGGTGCTGGCGGCCCGGGCGAAGATGCTGGCGAAGTCGCGCGAGGAGGAGCGCCCCTCGGTGCTCACGGTGCTCACCTTCCACGTGGGAGGTGAGCGCTACGCGGTCCCCATCGAGCAGGTGGACCACGTGATGGAGTCGCGTGGCCTGTGCTCGCTGCCCGGGGCGCCGCGGCACGTGCTGGGGGCCATCTTCTCGCGCTCGCGCGTGGTGCCCGTGCTGGACTTGCGGCAGATGCTGGGGCTGGAGGGCGGCGGCATGTCCGACTTGGGCAAGGTGGTGGTGGTGGACGTAGGGGGCGAGGCCTTCGGGGTCGCCGCGGAGCAGGTCGATGGGCGCCAGGAGCTGCTGCGCACCACGCTGTCCCAGCCGCCCCCGGGACCCTTCTTGTTCCTCACCCCGGACCGGCTGACGGTGCTCGACGTGGAGAAGCTCGGCAGTCCTGCCACGGCGAGACGAGGATAG
- a CDS encoding hybrid sensor histidine kinase/response regulator: MDPQVLRSIWPIFSAETREQIQAIGTKVLGLEQEPSEREPDLLPSLKRLVHSLKGSAASLGLMDIEQVVHAIEDGLARLSPGDRLARDLVEATLRGLSSIEVALGRGDVGETPSIDGLPSLLTALGKEAEPPSPAEGFQQDSLESLDKLETALIALCSPNVPDRLSLVQSAVATAQGLQDGAESAQDGRVGPIAERVAASFAKMEQPGDAASIAASELAGLLVELRTALTPATPEPAAPSPAKPAAPEVVPARAPAEAPSSESAAGSAPRGQVDQAIRISVKTLDSLALQVEHLIAGRFQQARRTESQRELLDRTHDVVVGLERAASQLSLSGGGAVLDSLRASASHLRDVQKKLADLLKEATRDGEQLNLVAQVVRDDLRDLRMVPSAQMLEPLRRTVRELGARLGKKVELVLAGTEVRLDRRILDALKDPLLHLVRNAIDHGLETPEVRRATGKSETGRLWVRVESRGTRIAVVVEDNGSGLSPERVRATAVKRGLLSAEAAARLPDDQAARLIFQPGFSTRDEVTATSGRGVGLDVVHATAQRLQGAVDVAYTEGQGTRFTIDLPLTLAAALGLLVRVGTNVVVVPSDVVKRVVRLAPEEVGTVAGRVVARVDGEQLGFRSLAESIGLPRLPMALDSGKVQTAMLLTLGQDRAVFAIDEVVGQQDIVVRSLGRHLKEVTHLAGAAVLDDGRLVPVINAPELLRAASPTARVTAEVRRPRILVCDDALTTRFAMKALLEIAGYPVVTAADGQEAWEVLERTQCQLVVSDWQMPRLDGVGLARRIRAHPTLNRTPIILVTSLDSPEERAAGLEAGADGYIVKREVERGKLLELVRQLMPASG, from the coding sequence ATGGATCCGCAGGTGCTTCGCAGCATCTGGCCCATCTTCTCCGCGGAGACGCGAGAGCAGATCCAGGCCATCGGTACGAAAGTCCTCGGGCTGGAGCAGGAGCCGTCCGAGCGTGAGCCGGACCTGCTTCCGTCGCTGAAGCGGCTGGTGCACAGCCTCAAGGGCTCCGCCGCGAGCCTGGGCCTCATGGACATCGAGCAGGTGGTCCACGCCATCGAGGATGGCCTGGCGCGCCTGAGCCCCGGGGACCGGCTGGCGCGGGACTTGGTGGAGGCGACCCTGCGAGGGCTCTCCTCCATCGAGGTGGCGCTCGGCCGGGGTGACGTGGGGGAGACGCCCTCCATCGATGGCCTGCCGTCGCTGCTGACCGCCCTGGGCAAGGAGGCCGAGCCTCCCAGCCCCGCGGAGGGGTTCCAGCAGGACTCGCTCGAGTCGCTGGACAAGCTCGAGACGGCGTTGATTGCCCTGTGCTCGCCGAACGTGCCGGACCGCCTCTCCCTGGTGCAGTCGGCGGTGGCGACGGCGCAGGGGCTCCAGGATGGGGCCGAGTCCGCCCAGGATGGGCGCGTGGGGCCCATCGCGGAGCGGGTGGCCGCGAGCTTCGCGAAGATGGAGCAGCCCGGGGACGCCGCGAGCATCGCCGCCTCGGAGCTCGCGGGGCTGCTCGTCGAGCTGCGCACGGCGTTGACGCCCGCCACGCCCGAGCCTGCCGCCCCTTCGCCCGCCAAGCCCGCGGCCCCCGAGGTGGTGCCCGCCCGGGCTCCCGCCGAGGCGCCCTCCAGCGAGTCCGCTGCCGGGAGCGCGCCGAGGGGGCAGGTGGATCAGGCGATTCGCATCTCGGTGAAGACGCTGGATTCGCTGGCACTCCAGGTGGAGCACCTCATCGCGGGCCGCTTCCAGCAGGCGCGGCGCACCGAGTCCCAGCGGGAGCTGCTGGACCGGACGCACGATGTGGTGGTGGGCCTGGAGCGTGCCGCCTCGCAGCTGTCGCTGTCCGGGGGCGGGGCCGTGCTGGACTCGCTGCGCGCCAGCGCCAGCCACCTGCGGGACGTGCAGAAGAAGCTGGCGGACCTCCTCAAGGAGGCCACCCGGGACGGGGAGCAGCTCAACCTCGTGGCGCAGGTGGTGCGCGACGACCTGAGGGATCTGCGCATGGTGCCCTCCGCGCAGATGCTCGAGCCGCTGCGCCGCACGGTGCGCGAGCTGGGTGCGCGCCTGGGCAAGAAGGTGGAGCTCGTCCTCGCGGGGACGGAGGTCCGCCTGGACCGCCGCATCCTGGATGCCCTGAAGGATCCGCTGCTGCACCTGGTGCGCAACGCCATCGACCATGGCCTGGAGACGCCGGAGGTCCGGCGCGCCACGGGGAAGTCCGAGACGGGCCGGCTCTGGGTCCGCGTGGAGTCCCGGGGTACCCGCATCGCCGTGGTGGTGGAGGACAACGGCTCGGGCCTGTCGCCGGAGCGCGTGCGCGCCACGGCGGTGAAGCGCGGGCTGCTGTCCGCCGAGGCGGCGGCCCGGCTGCCGGATGATCAAGCCGCGCGGCTCATCTTCCAGCCTGGCTTCTCCACCCGGGACGAAGTGACGGCGACCTCCGGCCGAGGCGTGGGGTTGGACGTGGTGCATGCCACGGCCCAGCGCCTCCAGGGCGCGGTCGACGTGGCGTACACCGAAGGGCAGGGGACGCGCTTCACCATCGATCTGCCCCTGACGCTGGCGGCCGCCCTGGGATTGCTGGTGCGGGTGGGCACCAACGTCGTGGTCGTCCCCTCCGACGTCGTCAAGCGCGTGGTGCGGCTGGCACCGGAGGAGGTAGGCACGGTGGCGGGCCGGGTCGTGGCGCGGGTGGATGGCGAGCAGCTCGGGTTCCGTTCGCTCGCGGAGTCCATTGGCCTGCCCCGGCTTCCCATGGCGCTCGATTCGGGGAAGGTGCAGACGGCGATGCTGCTCACGCTGGGGCAGGATCGCGCCGTGTTTGCCATCGACGAGGTGGTGGGCCAGCAGGACATCGTCGTCCGGTCGCTCGGCCGGCACCTGAAGGAAGTGACGCACCTGGCTGGCGCGGCGGTGCTGGACGATGGCCGCCTGGTGCCCGTCATCAACGCCCCGGAGCTGCTGCGCGCCGCCTCGCCCACGGCCCGTGTCACTGCGGAAGTCCGGCGCCCGCGCATCCTCGTCTGTGACGACGCGCTCACCACCCGCTTCGCCATGAAGGCGCTGCTGGAGATCGCCGGCTATCCGGTGGTCACCGCCGCGGACGGCCAGGAGGCCTGGGAGGTGCTGGAGCGGACCCAGTGCCAGCTCGTCGTCAGCGACTGGCAGATGCCCCGGCTGGATGGTGTGGGGCTCGCCCGGCGCATCCGGGCCCACCCGACGCTCAACCGCACGCCCATCATCCTCGTCACCTCGCTCGACAGCCCCGAGGAGCGGGCCGCGGGACTTGAGGCAGGCGCGGATGGCTACATCGTCAAGCGCGAGGTCGAGCGCGGCAAGCTGCTGGAGCTCGTGCGCCAGCTCATGCCCGCCTCCGGGTAA
- a CDS encoding histidine kinase dimerization/phospho-acceptor domain-containing protein: MRIPVNVQSGALSGRRGIGEGQDSVGVERTLAAISERALQKGAQAGLEVLPREVMRLTGATSIVLYEGRNRIAEAGHRVSRPGRGHAPQGFLVRHGRITLAVSPERIGPAERPVLERFARLGSSLLAARKRELDAQARQARMGRELREQAKALSVRERNRSRASHDLRTPLLVIRGYLDMMRKGMVGEMTPTLERYLERMMSATQDMNTLISQRLAPGNAPEDLRALLGTAFGQPRKPVLSLQCTAAAVPLKGAPASWALLMRTLARGLEGTGALEVKATIEARESLKMWRLHLSAPAERPLSKATVKRLEPLVHLLGGTLSMDAGQPLALTLLLPSA, translated from the coding sequence ATGCGCATTCCTGTGAACGTGCAATCCGGAGCGTTGAGTGGGCGGCGTGGCATTGGTGAGGGACAGGACTCCGTGGGCGTCGAACGGACGCTGGCGGCGATCTCCGAGCGGGCGCTTCAGAAAGGCGCGCAGGCCGGACTGGAGGTGCTCCCCCGGGAGGTCATGAGGCTCACTGGAGCGACGAGCATCGTCCTCTATGAAGGAAGGAATCGAATCGCCGAGGCGGGCCACCGGGTGTCGCGTCCCGGACGCGGGCATGCCCCGCAGGGCTTCCTGGTACGGCATGGGCGGATCACCCTCGCCGTGAGCCCGGAGCGAATCGGCCCGGCGGAGCGGCCGGTGCTGGAGCGGTTCGCCCGGCTGGGCAGCAGCCTCCTGGCGGCGCGCAAGCGGGAGCTCGACGCCCAGGCGCGGCAGGCCCGCATGGGCCGGGAGCTGCGCGAGCAGGCCAAGGCCCTGAGCGTCCGCGAGCGCAACCGCTCCCGGGCCTCGCATGACCTGCGGACCCCGCTGCTCGTCATCCGCGGCTACCTGGACATGATGCGCAAGGGGATGGTGGGCGAGATGACGCCGACCCTGGAGCGCTACTTGGAGCGCATGATGAGCGCCACCCAGGACATGAACACCCTCATCTCCCAGCGGCTGGCCCCGGGCAACGCCCCGGAGGACCTGCGCGCCCTGCTGGGCACCGCCTTCGGCCAGCCCCGGAAGCCGGTCCTGAGCCTCCAGTGCACGGCGGCGGCCGTGCCGCTGAAGGGAGCCCCGGCCTCCTGGGCCCTGTTGATGCGCACGTTGGCCCGGGGCCTGGAGGGCACCGGGGCCCTGGAGGTGAAGGCCACCATCGAGGCGCGCGAGTCCCTGAAGATGTGGCGGCTGCACCTGAGCGCCCCGGCGGAGCGCCCCCTCTCGAAGGCCACGGTGAAGCGGCTGGAGCCGCTCGTTCACCTGCTGGGGGGCACCCTGTCCATGGACGCCGGGCAGCCGCTGGCGCTCACCCTGCTCCTGCCCTCGGCCTGA